One Tubulanus polymorphus chromosome 5, tnTubPoly1.2, whole genome shotgun sequence DNA segment encodes these proteins:
- the LOC141905651 gene encoding uncharacterized protein LOC141905651 has product MKRQPLQKLPVLRNGNDVITPPVNTPTSDREFVYPPSSQSRRLRSDSRSSMGTSASFRSGRSSVCDDSSDQESRRQPSRSDSRASLATRKISMIETSRSQATVKAKTSVPNFASFSKKVMHMMSFKRQLGFGKRDPYENDPFGPIRELPRMPRFSATLSAEAQYAMMKGYEDLLVGYLKQYYPENALFLPRTKTPPTKNMKVVTVDILDNESVREIEKESEITETGRTGQIVPHMVQRANTEPARKQLVVTYRFQNAMDILDAVKKEKGYHVTSPRPLKRDITPVMYYKSWANHWGDEFKFMRNK; this is encoded by the coding sequence ATGAAACGCCAACCGTTGCAAAAACTCCCCGTTTTGCGGAACGGAAATGACGTCATCACGCCGCCCGTCAATACCCCGACGAGCGACCGTGAATTCGTGTATCCGCCTAGTAGCCAATCACGACGCCTCCGCTCTGACTCTCGCTCCAGCATGGGGACATCGGCGTCGTTCCGCAGCGGTCGAAGCTCCGTATGCGACGATTCGAGCGATCAAGAATCACGCCGACAACCGTCCCGATCGGACTCGAGGGCCAGTCTCGCGACTCGTAAAATATCGATGATCGAAACTTCGCGCTCCCAAGCAACCGTCAAAGCGAAAACGAGCGTTCCGAATTTCGCGTCATTCTCCAAAAAAGTGATGCACATGATGAGCTTCAAACGCCAGCTCGGATTCGGGAAAAGGGATCCGTATGAAAACGACCCGTTCGGTCCCATTCGAGAATTGCCCCGAATGCCGCGATTTAGCGCTACTTTGTCCGCCGAAGCACAGTACGCCATGATGAAAGGCTACGAAGACCTATTGGTCGgttatttgaaacaatacTACCCCGAAAACGCGCTCTTTCTCCCGCGCACGAAAACTCCTCCGACCAAAAACATGAAAGTAGTTACCGTAGATATTCTGGACAACGAAAGCGTCCGCGAAATCGAGAAAGAGTCCGAAATTACCGAAACTGGTCGCACCGGGCAGATCGTACCTCACATGGTCCAGAGAGCGAACACCGAACCGGCTCGAAAGCAACTCGTAGTAACCTACCGCTTCCAGAATGCCATGGACATACTGGATGCCGTGAAAAAAGAGAAGGGCTACCATGTCACGTCTCCGAGGCCCTTGAAAAGAGACATCACCCCGGTTATGTATTATAAATCGTGGGCGAATCACTGGGGagatgaatttaaattcatgaggaataaataa
- the LOC141905649 gene encoding uncharacterized protein LOC141905649 has protein sequence MDWEYLPSLLLEEIFSLLPMKDRYSCSLVCKSWQESVFSRSVWRTMIITDRSFTRRKFTMYKGYSRELEHKRIQRCLGRVGHLFSSIVFTPISDFYNLYEILHVLVAFQEFFDEYPMPLLDAFHFTFSCESRGQSGTFVYGTGGQIFAEFRKFLANLRGIKYLKLNQLLLGNADAQVLLADLTRNCADTVVTLEMLNSSQDNCPQFHVPMFHVLQTLTISPHNLNDEIIIMLSQNGLPELVITQDQYTPKTLIPVSPEAWYEARKICSRMRVKLQVIGQSREDILHQIGAPVNAVVYETPYTLISASSVITTADLYGDTLQFYGHKCLPRTHNGRSFNERADSSLLLLVRSCSKLQTLVVRDRVSTATVLLIARECRQLQTFYVRLNAVIKRMDWPREPNWSPEFYNWLKTNSRSYERMQEEVSKIFGENWRPLTDKEFVKLCGPSN, from the coding sequence ATGGATTGGGAGTACCTGCCATCGCTATTGCTCGAAGAGATTTTTTCTCTGTTGCCGATGAAAGATAGATACAGTTGTTCACTGGTATGCAAATCGTGGCAGGAGAGCGTGTTCTCGCGAAGTGTCTGGCGCACTATGATCATCACCGATCGGTCTTTTACCCGACGCAAGTTTACCATGTACAAGGGCTATTCACGAGAGCTCGAACACAAACGAATACAACGATGTCTCGGAAGAGTTGGACATTTGTTCAGCAGTATCGTTTTCACACCGATTTCAGATTTTTACAATCTGTACGAAATACTACACGTTCTAGTCGCGTTTCAGGAGTTTTTCGACGAATACCCGATGCCTTTGCTGGACGCGTTTCACTTCACGTTCTCGTGCGAAAGTCGCGGCCAATCGGGCACGTTCGTCTACGGAACCGGTGGTCAGATTTTCGCCGAGTTTAGGAAGTTTCTCGCGAACCTACGCGGCATTAAGTACCTCAAACTGAACCAGTTGTTGTTAGGCAACGCCGATGCGCAGGTGTTATTAGCAGACTTGACGAGGAATTGCGCCGATACTGTGGTCACGTTGGAAATGCTAAATTCTTCGCAGGATAACTGTCCTCAATTTCACGTACCCATGTTTCACGTGTTACAAACGTTGACCATAAGCCCGCACAATTTGAACgatgaaataatcatcatGCTATCTCAAAACGGCCTGCCCGAGTTAGTCATCACGCAGGACCAATACACCCCGAAAACCCTTATTCCCGTCAGTCCAGAGGCTTGGTACGAAGCTCGAAAGATCTGCTCCCGTATGCGAGTCAAACTACAGGTAATCGGACAGTCACGCGAAGACATATTGCACCAAATCGGAGCCCCGGTCAACGCCGTCGTCTATGAAACCCCGTATACTCTTATTTCTGCGTCGTCGGTAATAACCACCGCTGATTTGTACGGCGACACTCTGCAGTTCTACGGCCATAAATGTCTGCCCAGAACTCATAACGGCCGCTCGTTTAACGAACGAGCCGACTCGTCGTTACTGTTACTCGTCAGAAGCTGTTCGAAATTGCAAACGCTCGTCGTAAGAGATCGCGTCTCGACGGCCACGGTGCTGCTCATCGCCAGGGAATGCCGGCAACTGCAGACGTTCTACGTGCGTTTGAACGCCGTCATCAAACGCATGGACTGGCCGAGAGAGCCGAACTGGTCGCCGGAATTTTACAACTGGTTGAAAACGAATTCGCGATCGTACGAACGCATGCAAGAGGAGGTATCGAAGATTTTTGGTGAAAACTGGCGCCCCCTTACGGACAAAGAGTTCGTAAAGCTGTGCGGACCCAGTAATTAG
- the LOC141905650 gene encoding gamma-aminobutyric acid receptor subunit alpha-2-like, with translation MTWSSWIITLTTFVFTAFLGLVSSRQGLSETGLKNITNILNRLLDNYDKRIRPGFGGNATVVNVSMNIRSMGPVSERNMMYSMDCYFRQMWTDTRLKFEGPLPKLQLNVKMLEKIWKPDTYILNGKGSYLHRITGPNILLRLTRDGDILYSMRLTIKATCPMHLEKFPMDMQNCPFQIGSYGYSTRDVSYRWVFGPEESIKISPDMKLSQFDLIGHPAGNETFTLKSGTFQATYSSLHITFTLQRHMGFFLIQVYFPCSLLVVLSWVAFWINREATADRIALGVMTVLTMAFLGIDNRTSLPKVSYSTALDWYLATCFAFVLATIIQFAGVHYFTKHGSGELHLMLLDPEDEEEDEPISYYNQYHTRDGETSGNGQKLNGDAPVAIAYDTTDYNFNENCFTRFFNCLTGSAKYRDMKMRNSKKGVNSVSKIDKLARLMFPLAFFLFNLFYWVLYLKIL, from the exons ATGACCTGGTCCAGTTGGATTATAACATTAACCACATTCGTCTTCACAGCATTCCTCGG ATTGGTCAGTAGTCGGCAGGGTCTTTCGGAAACGGGTCTTAAGAATATCACAAATATTCTCAACCGCTTACTCGATAACTATGATAAAAGGATACGTCCAGGATTCGGAG GAAATGCCACGGTTGTTAACGTGTCAATGAATATCAGAAGTATGGGGCCAGTCTCTGAACGAAATATG ATGTATTCAATGGATTGTTATTTCCGTCAAATGTGGACGGATACCAGACTTAAGTTCGAAGGACCGCTTCCTAAGCTGCAACTGAACGTGAAAATGCTCGAGAAAATCTGGAAGCCGGATACATATATACTGAACGGCAAGGGCTCGTACCTACACAGGATCACAGGGCCTAATATACTTCTTAGACTCACCAGAGATGGAGACATTTTATACTCAATGAG ATTGACAATCAAAGCTACCTGTCCTATGCACTTAGAAAAATTTCCAATGGATATGCAAAATTGTCCCTTCCAAATTGGCAGTT atgGATACAGTACTCGAGACGTTTCTTATAGATGGGTATTCGGTCCGGAAGAATCGATCAAAATCAGCCCGGACATGAAATTATCACAGTTTGATCTCATAGGTCACCCGGCTGGCAACGAAACCTTTACTTTGAAATCTG GTACGTTCCAGGCAACATACTCGTCCCTGCATATAACGTTCACGTTACAACGCCACATGGGATTCTTCCTCATACAGGTCTACTTCCCGTGTAGTCTACTGGTGGTGCTTTCATGGGTGGCTTTTTGGATAAACCGAGAGGCGACCGCGGATAGAATTGCCTTAG gtGTGATGACTGTACTGACAATGGCTTTTCTTGGAATCGACAACCGGACAAGTCTGCCCAAGGTGTCTTATTCCACAGCGCTGGACTGGTATTTAGCGACGTGCTTCGCATTTGTTTTAGCCACAATTATACAATTCGCTGGAGTGCATTATTTCACTAAACACGGCAGCGGTGAGCTGCATTTGATGTTGCTGGACCCCGAAGACGAAGAAGAG GACGAGCCAATTAGTTACTACAATCAATACCACACGCGAGACGGCGAGACTAGTGGAAACGGACAGAAGCTGAACGGCGACGCACCTGTAGCCATTGCCTACGATACGACCGACTACAACTTCAACGAGAACTGTTTTACCCGGTTTTTCAACTGTCTGACCGGCAGTGCAAAATACAGGGACATGAAAATGCGCAATAGTAAAAAAGGTGTCAACAGCGTCAGCAAAATAGACAAACTAGCCAGACTCATGTTCCCGTTAGcattttttctattcaatCTGTTCTATTGGGTTCTCTACCTGAAGATATTATGA